The Danio rerio strain Tuebingen ecotype United States chromosome 1, GRCz12tu, whole genome shotgun sequence genome includes a region encoding these proteins:
- the dnajb1b gene encoding dnaJ homolog subfamily B member 1b, with protein MVKMGKDYYSVLGIQKGASDDEIKKAYRKQALKYHPDKNKSAGAEEKFKEIAEAYDVLSDPKKKDIYDRFGEEGLKGGAPGGGGGGGNYTYTFQGDPHAMFSEFFGGRNPFEHIFGHNGGMDENMETDDPFASFGMGGIGGFPRSFTTHSHGGRMERKQDPAVIHDLRVSLDEVFTGCTKKMKISRKRLNPDGRTTRSEDKILTVEVKKGWKEGTKITFPREGDETPSNIPADVVFVLKDKPHPVYKRDGSDIIYPAKITLKEALCGCVINVPTLDGRTVKVTSQDIVRPGMKRRLTGEGLPLPKAPDRRGDLVVEYEVRFPEKLSQNAKDTIANVLPAS; from the exons ATGGTGAAGATGGGGAAAGATTATTACAGCGTTTTGGGGATTCAGAAAGGCGCTTCTGACGATGAAATTAAAAAAGCGTATCGCAAACAAGCGCTGAAATACCATCCGGACAAAAACAAGTCAGCCGGAGCCGAGGAAAAGTTCAAGGAGATCGCGGAAGCATACGACGTGCTGAGTGACCCGAAAAAGAAAGACATCTACGACAGATTTGGCGAAGAAG GACTGAAGGGAGGTGCTcctggaggaggtggtggtggtggaaATTACACATACACTTTCCAAGGAGATCCTCATGCGATGTTCTCAGAGTTCTTCGGAGGGCGAAATCCTTTCGAACATATTTTTGGACATAATGGCGGTATGGATGAGAACATGGAAACTGATGACCCGTTTGCTTCTTTTGGTATGGGTGGCATTGGTGGTTTCCCTCGCTCCTTTACCACACATAGTCACGGTGGAAGAATGGAGAGAAAACAAGACCCTGCAGTGATCCACGACCTCCGTGTCAGTCTAGATGAAGTGTTCACTGGCTGCACCAAGAAGATGAAGATCTCACGCAAGCGCCTGAACCCCGATGGACGAACAACACGCTCAGAGGACAAGATTCTGACAGTGGAGGTGAAAAAAGGCTGGAAGGAAGGAACCAAGATAACCTTCCCCAGGGAAGGCGACGAGACGCCGTCAAATATCCCTGCAGATGTGGTGTTTGTGTTGAAGGATAAACCGCATCCGGTGTACAAACGAGATGGATCGGACATCATTTATCCTGCAAAAATTACTCTCAAAGAG GCTCTTTGTGGTTGTGTGATTAACGTTCCAACGCTAGATGGTCGCACGGTTAAAGTAACATCTCAGGACATTGTTCGGCCTGGGATGAAGCGGCGCCTCACCGGGGAAGGTCTTCCTCTTCCCAAAGCTCCAGATCGCCGCGGAGACTTGGTTGTTGAGTACGAGGTCAGGTTTCCAGAAAAGCTCTCCCAGAATGCCAAGGACACTATTGCAAATGTTTTGCCAGCTTCTTGA